One part of the Ralstonia pickettii genome encodes these proteins:
- a CDS encoding formate dehydrogenase subunit gamma: MGTSWKHLVMAVLLGGVAALASAQQPATAPAANTAPVNPAVQPAQPFSNIVSENVFDLQKRDLAKEAQDQAARRATQPGNNAPVWREVNSDQAHYASIPGLEAGVPIQRTGQKWRLFRNGVITVWGGWLMVLVPSAILAFFLWRGMIPLKEAPTGRKIERFTPTERYVHWTMAISFVTLGVSGIVMLWGKHFLLPILGHQLFGWLTYLLKNLHNLVGPLFTVSIIVAFVMWLRDNLPRQGDLKWLLSLGGMFAGEHGGEVPSHRFNAGEKLWFWGGLVVFGLILSASGWTLDRIVPGVDYYRSTMQLAEVIHAIAAVGMMSMSLGHIYMGTIGMEGAYRAMRDGYVDEAWAKEHHELWYDDVKAGKIPAQRSQPPAASAPGEQPAKS, from the coding sequence ATGGGCACTTCCTGGAAACACCTTGTGATGGCCGTGCTGCTCGGCGGCGTGGCGGCGTTGGCGAGCGCGCAGCAGCCGGCCACTGCGCCGGCGGCCAACACCGCCCCGGTCAATCCGGCCGTACAACCGGCGCAGCCGTTCTCCAACATCGTCTCGGAGAACGTGTTTGATCTGCAGAAGCGCGATCTCGCCAAAGAGGCGCAGGACCAGGCCGCACGCCGCGCGACGCAACCGGGCAACAACGCGCCCGTCTGGCGCGAGGTGAACTCCGACCAAGCACATTACGCCAGCATTCCCGGGCTGGAAGCCGGCGTGCCGATCCAGCGCACCGGGCAGAAATGGCGGCTGTTCCGCAATGGCGTGATCACCGTGTGGGGCGGTTGGCTCATGGTGCTGGTGCCGTCGGCCATCCTGGCCTTCTTCCTTTGGCGCGGCATGATCCCGCTAAAAGAAGCGCCTACGGGCCGCAAGATCGAGCGCTTTACCCCCACCGAGCGCTACGTGCACTGGACAATGGCCATCTCGTTCGTCACGCTGGGTGTGTCGGGCATCGTCATGCTGTGGGGCAAGCATTTTCTGCTGCCGATCCTCGGTCACCAGTTGTTCGGCTGGTTGACCTACTTGCTCAAGAACCTGCACAACCTGGTGGGGCCGCTTTTCACGGTCAGCATCATCGTGGCCTTCGTGATGTGGTTGCGAGACAACCTGCCGCGCCAGGGCGACTTGAAATGGCTGTTGAGCCTGGGCGGCATGTTTGCCGGCGAACACGGCGGCGAAGTGCCGTCGCACCGCTTCAACGCCGGCGAGAAACTCTGGTTCTGGGGCGGCCTCGTCGTCTTCGGGCTGATCCTGTCTGCCTCGGGCTGGACGCTCGATCGCATCGTCCCGGGCGTGGATTACTACCGCAGCACGATGCAACTGGCCGAGGTCATTCACGCGATCGCGGCGGTGGGCATGATGAGCATGTCGCTGGGCCACATCTACATGGGCACGATCGGCATGGAAGGCGCTTACCGCGCCATGCGTGACGGTTATGTCGACGAGGCCTGGGCGAAGGAGCACCACGAACTTTGGTACGACGACGTCAAGGCCGGCAAGATCCCCGCGCAGCGGTCCCAGCCGCCCGCGGCGTCGGCGCCGGGCGAGCAGCCCGCCAAGTCATGA
- a CDS encoding twin-arginine translocation signal domain-containing protein yields the protein MPGLNTVPHARPEADSADAAPTRRRFLMGAAVAAAAAGTAATTGHLVQAPTAPATLATDAADDGATGYRLSEHIRKYYKTTWI from the coding sequence ATGCCAGGTCTGAACACCGTCCCTCACGCGCGCCCAGAAGCGGATTCCGCTGATGCTGCACCTACTCGCCGCCGCTTCCTGATGGGGGCGGCGGTTGCAGCCGCAGCTGCAGGCACTGCCGCGACAACCGGCCATCTGGTGCAAGCGCCCACTGCTCCGGCCACACTCGCAACCGACGCCGCGGATGACGGCGCCACCGGTTACCGGCTGAGCGAACACATCCGCAAGTACTACAAGACGACGTGGATCTGA
- a CDS encoding arginine/lysine/ornithine decarboxylase: protein MKFRFPVIIIDEDFRSENISGSGIRALAEAIETEGMEVIGLTSYGDLTSFAQQSSRASTFIVSIDDDEFINPDNEKPEPEAVENLRAFVAEVRRRNADIPIFLYGETRTSRHLPNDVLRELHGFIHMFEDTPEFVARHIIREARNYLDSLPPPFFKALIDYAQDSSYSWHCPGHSGGVAFLKSPVGQVFHQFFGENMLRADVCNAVEELGQLLDHTGPVAASERNAARIFGSDHMFFVTNGTSTSNKMVWHANVAPGDIVVVDRNCHKSNLHAIMMTGAIPVFLMPTRNHFGIIGPIPKSEFEPETIAKKIADHPFASKAKNKKPRILTITQGTYDGVLYNAEMIKNMLSTEIDTLHFDEAWLPHASFHPFYENMHAIGHGRPRSKDALVYATQSTHKLLAGLSQASQILVQDSETRKLDTYRFNEAYLMHTSTSPQYSIIASCDVAAAMMEAPGGTALVEESIAEALDFRRAMRKVEHEYLGTNGGNGRGDDWWFKVWGPNDLSDEGIEEREAWMLKANERWHGFGNLAEDFNLLDPIKATIITPGLDVDGKFSDSGIPAAIVTRYLAEHGIIVEKTGLYSFFIMFTIGITKGRWNSLVTELQQFKDDYDNNQPLWRVLPEFVRQYPQYERIGLRELCDSIHSVYQANDVARVTTEMYLSDMEPAMIPSDAWAKMAHRETERVAINDLEGRITGILLTPYPPGIPLLIPGERFNKTIVQYLQFAREFNKLFPGFETDIHGLVEEEVDGRMEYFVDCVR from the coding sequence ATGAAATTCCGTTTTCCCGTCATCATCATTGACGAGGACTTCCGCTCCGAGAACATCTCCGGGTCGGGCATTCGCGCGCTGGCCGAGGCCATCGAAACCGAAGGGATGGAGGTCATCGGCCTCACCAGCTATGGTGACCTGACCTCGTTTGCGCAGCAGTCGAGCCGCGCGTCCACCTTCATCGTCTCGATCGACGACGACGAGTTCATCAATCCCGACAACGAGAAGCCGGAACCGGAAGCGGTCGAAAACCTGCGCGCCTTCGTGGCCGAAGTGCGCCGCCGCAACGCCGACATCCCAATCTTCCTGTACGGCGAAACGCGCACCTCGCGCCATCTGCCGAACGACGTGCTGCGCGAGCTGCACGGCTTCATCCACATGTTCGAGGACACGCCCGAGTTCGTGGCCCGACACATCATCCGTGAAGCGCGCAATTATCTGGATTCGCTGCCGCCGCCGTTCTTCAAGGCGCTGATCGACTACGCGCAGGACAGCTCGTATTCGTGGCATTGCCCGGGGCACTCGGGCGGCGTGGCGTTCCTGAAGAGCCCGGTGGGGCAGGTGTTTCACCAGTTCTTCGGCGAGAACATGCTGCGCGCCGACGTCTGCAACGCGGTGGAAGAACTCGGCCAGTTGCTGGACCATACGGGCCCGGTTGCCGCGTCTGAGCGCAACGCTGCGCGTATCTTCGGTTCGGACCACATGTTCTTCGTGACCAACGGCACGTCGACGTCGAACAAGATGGTGTGGCACGCCAACGTGGCGCCCGGCGACATCGTGGTCGTCGACCGCAACTGCCACAAGTCGAATCTGCACGCGATCATGATGACGGGCGCGATTCCCGTGTTCCTGATGCCGACGCGCAACCACTTCGGCATCATCGGCCCGATCCCGAAGAGCGAGTTCGAGCCGGAAACGATTGCCAAGAAGATCGCCGACCATCCGTTTGCCAGCAAGGCCAAGAACAAGAAGCCGCGCATCCTGACCATCACGCAGGGTACGTACGACGGCGTGCTGTACAACGCCGAGATGATCAAGAACATGCTGTCGACCGAAATCGACACGCTGCACTTTGACGAAGCGTGGCTGCCGCACGCGTCGTTCCACCCGTTCTACGAGAACATGCACGCGATCGGCCACGGCCGTCCGCGCAGCAAGGATGCGCTGGTCTACGCCACGCAGAGCACGCACAAGCTGCTGGCGGGTCTGTCACAGGCCTCGCAGATCCTCGTGCAGGATTCCGAGACGCGCAAGCTCGATACGTATCGCTTCAACGAGGCGTATCTGATGCATACCTCGACGAGCCCGCAGTACTCGATCATTGCGTCGTGCGACGTCGCGGCCGCGATGATGGAAGCGCCGGGCGGCACCGCGCTGGTGGAAGAGAGCATTGCCGAAGCGCTGGATTTCCGCCGCGCCATGCGCAAGGTCGAGCACGAGTACCTGGGCACGAATGGCGGCAACGGCCGCGGCGACGACTGGTGGTTCAAGGTCTGGGGTCCGAACGACCTGTCGGACGAAGGCATCGAAGAACGCGAAGCGTGGATGCTGAAGGCCAACGAGCGCTGGCATGGCTTCGGCAACCTGGCCGAAGACTTCAACCTGCTCGATCCGATCAAGGCCACCATCATCACCCCGGGCCTGGATGTGGACGGCAAGTTCAGCGATTCCGGCATCCCGGCCGCCATCGTCACGCGCTACCTGGCCGAGCACGGCATCATCGTCGAGAAAACCGGTCTGTACTCGTTCTTCATCATGTTCACCATCGGCATCACCAAGGGCCGCTGGAATTCGCTCGTGACGGAGTTGCAGCAGTTCAAGGACGATTACGACAACAATCAGCCGCTGTGGCGCGTGTTGCCGGAATTCGTGCGCCAATATCCGCAATACGAGCGCATCGGCCTGCGTGAACTGTGCGACAGCATCCACAGTGTCTATCAGGCCAACGACGTGGCCCGTGTGACGACCGAGATGTACCTGTCGGATATGGAGCCTGCGATGATCCCGTCGGATGCCTGGGCCAAGATGGCGCACCGCGAGACCGAGCGTGTCGCGATCAACGATCTGGAAGGCCGCATCACCGGCATCCTCCTGACGCCGTATCCGCCCGGCATTCCGCTGCTGATTCCGGGCGAGCGCTTCAACAAGACGATCGTGCAGTACCTGCAGTTTGCACGTGAGTTCAACAAGCTGTTCCCGGGCTTCGAGACCGACATCCACGGGCTGGTCGAGGAAGAGGTCGACGGCAGGATGGAGTACTTTGTCGACTGCGTGCGCTGA
- the dcd gene encoding dCTP deaminase: MSIKSDKWIRRMAEQHGMIEPFEPGQVRESDGRRIVSYGTSSYGYDIRCADEFKIFTNINSTIVDPKNFDEKSFVDFKGDVCIIPPNSFALARTMEYFRIPRTVLTVCLGKSTYARCGIIVNVTPFEPEWEGYVTLEFSNTTPLPAKIYAGEGCAQVLFFESDEECETSYKDRGGKYQGQHGVTLPKT; this comes from the coding sequence ATGAGCATCAAATCCGACAAGTGGATCCGCCGCATGGCCGAGCAGCACGGCATGATCGAGCCGTTCGAGCCCGGTCAGGTGCGCGAATCCGATGGGCGCCGCATCGTGTCCTACGGCACGTCGAGCTACGGCTACGACATCCGCTGCGCCGACGAATTCAAGATCTTCACCAACATCAACAGCACCATCGTCGATCCGAAGAACTTCGACGAGAAGTCGTTTGTCGACTTCAAGGGCGATGTGTGCATCATCCCGCCGAACTCGTTCGCGCTGGCCCGCACGATGGAGTACTTCCGCATCCCGCGCACCGTGCTGACCGTGTGTCTGGGCAAGAGCACGTATGCGCGTTGCGGGATCATCGTCAACGTCACGCCGTTCGAGCCCGAGTGGGAAGGCTACGTGACGCTGGAGTTCTCCAACACCACGCCGCTGCCCGCCAAGATCTACGCCGGCGAAGGCTGCGCGCAGGTGCTGTTCTTCGAGAGCGACGAGGAATGCGAAACCTCGTACAAGGACCGTGGTGGCAAGTATCAGGGCCAGCACGGTGTGACGTTGCCCAAGACCTAG
- the argH gene encoding argininosuccinate lyase, with product MTSQLAKKAEAWSARFNEPVSDLVKRYTASVFFDKRLALFDIQGSLAHAAMLAKQGIIAEADRAAIEQGMAQIRQEIEAGTFEWKLDLEDVHLNIEARLTAMAGDAGKRLHTGRSRNDQVATDIRLWLRSEIDNIVGLLKALRGALLDLAEQHTNTIVPGFTHLQVAQPVVFGHHLLAYVEMFTRDTERMLDARKRVNRLPLGAAALAGTSYPIDREFVAQQLGFDGVCRNSLDAVSDRDFAIEFCAAAALVMTHISRFSEELVLWMSPRVGFIDIADRFCTGSSIMPQKKNPDVPELARGKTGRVNGHLIGLLTLMKGQPLAYNKDNQEDKEPLFDTVDTVVDTLRIFADMVPGITVKADAMRAAALQGYATATDLADYLVKRGLPFRDAHEAVAHAVRACDDLRCDLADLSVAQLRDICGLGDKSDLIGDDVHAVLTLEGSVASRNHIGGTAPEQVKQAIAFARAALAE from the coding sequence ATGACCTCCCAACTCGCCAAGAAGGCCGAAGCGTGGTCCGCCCGCTTTAACGAGCCGGTGTCCGATCTTGTCAAGCGCTATACCGCGTCGGTGTTCTTTGACAAGCGCCTCGCTCTGTTCGACATCCAGGGCTCGCTGGCGCACGCTGCCATGCTCGCCAAGCAGGGCATCATCGCCGAAGCCGATCGCGCCGCCATCGAACAAGGCATGGCGCAGATCCGCCAGGAGATCGAAGCCGGCACGTTCGAGTGGAAGCTGGACCTGGAAGACGTGCACCTGAACATCGAAGCGCGCCTGACCGCCATGGCGGGCGACGCCGGCAAGCGCCTGCACACGGGCCGCTCGCGCAACGACCAGGTCGCCACCGACATCCGCCTGTGGCTGCGCAGCGAGATCGACAACATCGTCGGTCTGCTCAAGGCCCTGCGCGGCGCGCTGCTGGACTTGGCCGAGCAGCACACCAACACCATCGTCCCGGGCTTCACACACCTGCAGGTCGCGCAGCCGGTGGTGTTCGGCCACCACCTGCTGGCCTACGTCGAGATGTTCACGCGCGACACCGAGCGCATGCTCGACGCTCGCAAGCGCGTCAACCGCCTGCCGCTGGGCGCCGCCGCGCTGGCTGGCACGAGCTACCCGATCGACCGCGAGTTCGTTGCACAGCAACTCGGCTTTGACGGCGTGTGCCGCAACTCGCTGGACGCCGTGTCCGACCGCGACTTCGCCATCGAATTCTGCGCCGCTGCGGCGCTCGTCATGACGCACATCTCGCGCTTCTCTGAAGAGCTGGTGCTGTGGATGAGCCCGCGCGTCGGCTTTATCGACATTGCTGACCGCTTCTGCACCGGCAGCTCGATCATGCCGCAGAAGAAGAACCCGGACGTGCCGGAACTGGCGCGCGGCAAGACCGGCCGCGTCAACGGCCACCTGATCGGCCTGCTCACGCTGATGAAGGGCCAGCCGCTGGCCTACAACAAGGACAACCAGGAAGACAAGGAACCGCTGTTCGACACCGTGGATACGGTAGTCGACACGCTGCGCATCTTTGCCGACATGGTGCCGGGCATCACCGTCAAGGCCGACGCGATGCGTGCCGCCGCGCTGCAGGGCTATGCGACCGCCACCGATCTGGCCGACTACCTGGTCAAGCGCGGCCTGCCCTTCCGCGATGCACATGAAGCCGTGGCCCACGCCGTGCGCGCGTGCGACGACCTACGCTGCGACCTGGCGGATCTGTCCGTCGCGCAGCTGCGTGACATCTGCGGCCTGGGCGACAAGTCCGACCTGATCGGCGACGATGTGCACGCCGTGCTGACGCTGGAAGGCTCGGTCGCTTCGCGCAACCACATCGGCGGAACGGCGCCGGAGCAGGTGAAGCAAGCCATTGCGTTTGCTCGGGCGGCGCTGGCTGAGTAA
- a CDS encoding formate dehydrogenase accessory sulfurtransferase FdhD, translating into MPLRPELTNASVPLLDEVEVFDELGRARHVYIPGERPLTVYLDKRELVTLMTLGGAPEALVLGYLRNQRLVGSIEDIASIQVDWETESAAVTTRAGIADLDEKTARRTVTTGCGQGTVFGSLMDEIDAIHLPPDARMTQTTLYRVVDTIRLQQSIYKQAGSVHGCALFDAHGQLLHFIEDVGRHNAVDAIAGRMWLEGMDGGDKIFYTTGRLTSEMVIKGAQMGIPFLLSRSGVTQMGHQMAQRVNLTLFARCTGRHFLLYTGRDRFVAEPEMAGSVGPRGELPQAAESGG; encoded by the coding sequence ATGCCGCTGCGCCCAGAACTGACCAATGCTTCCGTTCCACTGCTCGACGAGGTTGAAGTGTTCGACGAGCTGGGCCGCGCTCGCCATGTCTATATCCCCGGTGAGCGCCCCCTCACCGTCTACCTCGACAAGCGCGAACTGGTGACGCTGATGACGCTGGGCGGCGCCCCCGAAGCGCTCGTGCTGGGCTATCTGCGTAACCAGCGCCTGGTCGGCAGCATCGAAGACATCGCCTCCATCCAGGTCGACTGGGAAACCGAATCGGCCGCTGTCACCACGCGCGCCGGCATTGCCGACCTGGACGAGAAGACGGCCCGCCGCACCGTGACCACCGGCTGCGGGCAGGGCACCGTGTTCGGCTCGCTGATGGACGAGATCGACGCCATCCATCTACCGCCTGACGCCCGCATGACGCAGACCACGCTGTACCGCGTGGTCGACACCATCCGCCTGCAGCAGTCGATCTACAAGCAAGCAGGCTCTGTGCATGGCTGCGCGTTGTTCGACGCGCACGGCCAACTGCTGCACTTCATCGAAGACGTGGGCCGCCACAATGCCGTGGATGCCATCGCCGGCCGCATGTGGCTGGAGGGCATGGACGGCGGCGACAAGATCTTCTACACCACCGGCCGCCTGACCTCCGAGATGGTCATCAAGGGCGCGCAGATGGGCATTCCGTTCCTGCTATCGCGCTCGGGTGTTACGCAGATGGGCCACCAGATGGCGCAGCGGGTCAATCTGACGCTGTTTGCGCGGTGCACCGGGCGCCACTTTCTGCTCTACACGGGACGCGACCGGTTTGTGGCCGAGCCGGAGATGGCCGGCTCTGTCGGGCCGCGCGGAGAACTGCCCCAGGCGGCGGAATCCGGGGGCTGA
- a CDS encoding superoxide dismutase family protein, with translation MKQLVIAVAAIGLMAGCASNSASTAKAANAGDGAMTASAVLAPKSGSTVQGSVKLAQQGDNRVAMAVDISGLPANGMFGFHVHEKGDCSSPDGNSAGGHFNPTGQQHGDPRQGAHHAGDIPMLQSDANGKAVGSIVLSGVTLSPGPTSLVGHALIVHAGKDDYMTQPTGNSGGRVACGVIVAN, from the coding sequence ATGAAGCAACTCGTGATTGCAGTCGCCGCGATCGGCCTGATGGCCGGCTGCGCATCGAACTCAGCGTCGACGGCCAAGGCGGCGAATGCCGGTGACGGCGCCATGACGGCCTCGGCCGTGCTGGCGCCCAAGAGCGGCAGCACCGTGCAAGGCAGCGTGAAGCTTGCACAGCAAGGCGACAATCGGGTTGCCATGGCGGTGGATATTTCCGGCCTGCCGGCCAACGGCATGTTCGGTTTCCACGTGCATGAGAAGGGCGATTGCTCGTCGCCGGATGGCAATAGTGCCGGCGGCCACTTCAACCCGACCGGCCAGCAGCACGGTGATCCGCGTCAAGGCGCGCATCACGCTGGCGACATTCCGATGCTGCAATCCGATGCCAACGGCAAGGCCGTCGGTTCGATCGTTCTTTCCGGTGTGACGCTGTCGCCCGGGCCCACCAGCCTGGTCGGCCACGCGTTGATCGTCCACGCAGGCAAGGACGACTACATGACCCAACCCACCGGCAATTCCGGCGGGCGCGTCGCCTGCGGCGTGATCGTGGCGAACTGA
- a CDS encoding molybdopterin-dependent oxidoreductase, with protein MLLTRKPAVQDTKAAPARRSNGQGAASLAGSLARSLAGALPTMDRRTFLKRSGIGVGAGLAATQLSLVKKSVVGEAQAAEGKGDIVVRRTVCSHCSVGCSVDAVVQNGVWVRQEPVFDSPINLGAHCAKGAALREHGHGEYRLKTPMKLVDGRYQRISWDQALNEIVAKMNTIRQETGPDSFFFVGSSKHSNEQSYLMRKWVSFFGTNNCDHQARICHSTTVAGVANTWGYGAMTNSYNDMQNAKCALYIGSNAAEAHPVSMLHLLHAKETGCKVIVVDPRYTRTAAKSDEYVRIRSGTDIAFLFGVLYHIFKNGWEDKQYIHDRVYGMDKVREEVLAKWTPDKVEEVCGVPEAQVHKVAEMMAMNRPSTLVWCMGQTQHTIGNAIVRASCIVQLALGNIGKSGGGANIFRGHDNVQGATDVGPNPDSLPGYYGLAAGAWKHFAGVWGVDYDWIKGRFASQAMMEKSGTTVSRWADAVLEKNELIDQDHNVRAVFYWGHAPNSQTRGMDMKRALDKLDLLVVVDPYPSATAAMANMPAADGTPPNPNRAVYLLPAATQFETSGSCTASNRSLQWREKVIEPLFESQPDHVIMQAFADRLGFGKELSKNYKITEYKRAGMTWREPEIESILREINRGNWTIGYTGQSPERLKAHMRNMHLFDVRTLRCKGGKDAETGYDLTGDYFGLPWPCYGTPELKHPGSPNLYDTSKHVMEGGGNFRANFGVERDGVNLLAEDGSFSLGSELTTGYPEFDHVFLKKLGWWDDLTDAEKKAAEGKNWKTDVSGGIQRVAMKHGCHPFGNAKARAIVWNFPDGIPQHREPLYSTRPDMVAKYPTHDDKKAFWRLPTLYKTVQQRNIENKVYEKFPIILTSGRLVEYEGGGEETRSNPWLAELQQENFVEINPKAAADRGIRHNDFVWVKTPTGAQIKVRALVTERVGVDHAFIPFHFSGWWQGKDLLDYYPEGAHPIVRGEAVNTATTYGYDSVTMMQETKTTVCQIERFA; from the coding sequence ATGCTTCTGACCCGCAAACCGGCGGTACAGGACACCAAAGCCGCACCGGCTCGACGTTCAAACGGACAGGGCGCCGCATCGCTTGCTGGCAGTCTGGCGCGCAGCCTGGCCGGCGCATTGCCGACCATGGATCGCCGCACGTTCCTCAAGCGCTCCGGCATCGGCGTGGGCGCCGGCCTGGCCGCAACGCAGCTTTCGCTGGTGAAGAAATCGGTGGTGGGCGAGGCCCAGGCCGCCGAAGGTAAGGGCGATATCGTCGTGCGCCGCACGGTGTGCTCGCACTGCTCGGTCGGCTGCTCGGTGGATGCCGTCGTGCAGAACGGCGTGTGGGTGCGCCAGGAACCGGTATTCGACTCGCCGATCAACCTGGGCGCGCACTGCGCCAAAGGCGCTGCCCTGCGCGAGCACGGTCACGGCGAATACCGCCTCAAGACGCCAATGAAGCTCGTCGACGGCCGCTACCAGCGCATCAGCTGGGACCAGGCGCTCAATGAGATCGTCGCCAAGATGAACACTATCCGCCAGGAGACCGGACCGGATTCGTTCTTCTTCGTGGGTTCGTCCAAGCACAGCAACGAGCAGTCGTACCTGATGCGCAAGTGGGTGTCGTTCTTCGGCACCAACAACTGCGATCACCAGGCGCGCATCTGCCATAGCACTACCGTGGCCGGCGTGGCCAACACCTGGGGCTACGGCGCGATGACCAACTCGTACAACGACATGCAGAACGCCAAGTGCGCGTTGTACATCGGCTCGAACGCGGCCGAGGCGCACCCCGTGTCGATGCTGCATCTGTTGCATGCCAAGGAAACGGGCTGCAAGGTCATCGTGGTCGACCCGCGCTACACGCGTACGGCGGCCAAGTCCGATGAGTACGTGCGCATACGGTCGGGCACCGACATCGCGTTCCTGTTTGGCGTGCTGTATCACATCTTCAAGAACGGCTGGGAAGACAAGCAGTACATCCATGACCGCGTCTACGGCATGGACAAGGTGCGCGAGGAAGTGCTCGCCAAGTGGACGCCGGACAAGGTCGAGGAAGTGTGCGGCGTGCCTGAGGCACAGGTGCACAAGGTCGCCGAGATGATGGCGATGAATCGCCCCAGCACGCTGGTGTGGTGCATGGGCCAGACGCAGCACACTATCGGCAATGCCATCGTGCGTGCGTCGTGCATTGTGCAGCTGGCGCTGGGTAACATCGGCAAGTCGGGCGGCGGCGCCAATATCTTCCGCGGCCACGACAACGTGCAGGGTGCGACCGACGTCGGCCCCAACCCCGATTCGTTGCCTGGGTACTACGGCCTGGCTGCCGGCGCGTGGAAGCACTTTGCCGGGGTGTGGGGCGTGGATTACGACTGGATCAAGGGCCGTTTCGCCTCGCAGGCCATGATGGAGAAGTCGGGCACCACCGTTTCGCGCTGGGCCGATGCGGTGCTGGAAAAGAACGAGCTGATCGACCAGGACCACAATGTTCGTGCCGTTTTCTACTGGGGGCACGCACCGAACTCGCAAACGCGCGGGATGGACATGAAGCGCGCCCTCGACAAGCTTGACCTGCTGGTGGTCGTGGACCCATACCCGTCGGCCACGGCGGCCATGGCCAACATGCCCGCCGCCGATGGCACGCCGCCCAATCCGAACCGCGCCGTCTATTTGCTGCCCGCCGCCACGCAGTTCGAAACGTCGGGCTCGTGCACCGCATCGAATCGATCGCTGCAATGGCGCGAGAAGGTCATCGAGCCGCTGTTCGAATCGCAGCCCGACCACGTGATCATGCAGGCGTTTGCCGATCGCCTGGGCTTCGGCAAGGAGCTGTCGAAGAACTACAAGATCACGGAATACAAGCGTGCCGGCATGACATGGCGCGAGCCGGAGATCGAATCGATCCTGCGCGAGATCAACCGCGGTAACTGGACGATCGGCTACACTGGCCAATCGCCGGAACGCCTGAAGGCTCACATGCGCAACATGCATCTGTTTGATGTGCGCACGCTGCGCTGCAAGGGCGGCAAGGATGCCGAAACCGGCTACGACCTGACCGGCGATTACTTTGGCCTGCCTTGGCCGTGCTACGGCACGCCCGAACTCAAGCACCCCGGTTCGCCCAACCTGTACGACACCAGCAAGCACGTGATGGAAGGCGGCGGCAACTTCCGCGCCAACTTCGGCGTGGAGCGCGACGGCGTCAACCTGCTGGCCGAAGATGGCTCGTTCTCGCTCGGCTCGGAGTTGACCACCGGCTATCCCGAGTTCGATCACGTTTTCCTCAAGAAACTCGGCTGGTGGGACGACCTGACCGACGCCGAAAAGAAGGCCGCCGAAGGCAAGAACTGGAAGACCGATGTGTCCGGCGGCATCCAGCGCGTGGCGATGAAGCACGGCTGCCACCCGTTCGGCAACGCCAAGGCGCGCGCGATCGTGTGGAACTTCCCCGATGGCATTCCGCAGCACCGCGAGCCGCTGTATTCCACGCGGCCCGACATGGTCGCCAAGTACCCCACGCACGACGACAAGAAGGCCTTCTGGCGCCTGCCGACGCTGTACAAGACGGTGCAACAGCGCAATATCGAGAACAAGGTCTACGAGAAATTCCCGATCATTCTCACGTCCGGCCGCCTTGTCGAATACGAGGGTGGCGGCGAGGAGACGCGCTCCAACCCGTGGCTTGCCGAGCTGCAGCAGGAGAACTTTGTCGAGATCAACCCGAAGGCTGCAGCCGACCGGGGCATTCGCCACAACGATTTCGTCTGGGTCAAGACGCCCACCGGCGCCCAGATCAAGGTGCGTGCGCTGGTGACGGAGCGTGTGGGTGTAGACCACGCCTTCATCCCGTTCCACTTCTCGGGCTGGTGGCAGGGCAAGGACCTGCTCGATTACTACCCGGAGGGCGCCCACCCGATCGTGCGGGGCGAGGCCGTCAACACGGCAACGACCTACGGCTACGACTCGGTGACGATGATGCAGGAAACGAAAACGACGGTCTGCCAGATCGAGCGGTTCGCATAA
- the fdh3B gene encoding formate dehydrogenase FDH3 subunit beta: MARMKFICDSERCIECNACATACKNEHEVPWGVNRRRVVTINDGMIGAEKSISVACMHCSDAPCMAVCPVDCFYRTEDGVVLHDKDVCIGCGYCSYACPFGAPQFPSQGTFGVRGKMDKCTFCAGGPEKNGSEEEFEKYGRNRLAEGKLPLCAEMCSTKALLGGDGDVISDILRNRVMKRGKGAELFGWGTAYGGAQGKGGQAAPATPAAPATPASAPGAQS, translated from the coding sequence ATGGCACGCATGAAATTCATCTGTGACAGCGAGCGCTGCATCGAATGCAACGCCTGCGCCACGGCCTGCAAGAACGAACACGAAGTGCCCTGGGGCGTGAATCGGCGCCGCGTGGTCACCATCAACGACGGCATGATCGGCGCGGAGAAATCCATCTCGGTGGCGTGCATGCATTGCTCCGATGCGCCGTGCATGGCGGTCTGCCCGGTCGACTGCTTCTACCGCACTGAAGACGGCGTGGTGCTGCACGACAAGGACGTCTGCATCGGCTGTGGCTACTGCTCGTATGCGTGCCCGTTCGGCGCGCCGCAGTTCCCGAGCCAGGGCACGTTCGGCGTGCGCGGCAAGATGGACAAGTGCACGTTCTGCGCGGGCGGCCCCGAGAAGAACGGCAGCGAGGAAGAATTCGAGAAGTACGGCCGCAACCGCCTGGCCGAAGGGAAGCTTCCGCTGTGCGCGGAAATGTGCTCGACGAAGGCGCTGCTCGGCGGCGATGGCGATGTGATTTCCGACATCCTGCGCAACCGCGTCATGAAACGCGGGAAGGGCGCTGAGTTGTTCGGGTGGGGCACGGCTTACGGCGGCGCGCAAGGCAAGGGCGGTCAGGCGGCGCCGGCAACTCCGGCCGCACCGGCCACGCCGGCTTCGGCGCCGGGAGCGCAATCATGA